A stretch of DNA from Nonomuraea sp. NBC_00507:
CCTCGAGGGACTGCCACGGCCACAGATCGGCCCCCGGACGGAACCCGTCCGGGGGCCGCATCCCGTGCCCCCGTGCGCGGAATCGGGGGCCGGGCGGTCAGCGTGCCGTGGAACTGGAGGCGTCGACCAGCGTGACACCCCAGTACCTGCCGAACCAGCACTGCCCCAAGGCCGGCACTCCCTCGCCCAGCCGGCACTCCAGCCGAGTTACCTGAGCGGCCGCGGCGGCCGCGGCGGCCGCGGACGCGGGCCCGGTGGTGGTGGACGGGGTGACGGAGAAGAGAATCGAGGCCGCGCTCGTGACGGCGAGGATCGGGGAAGTGCGTGGCCGGCTCATCGGCGAACTCCTGAAGGGGGAAGGGGTCATGAAGATCTGAGGTCGTCCCCCGCTCTCCGAGAGGGTGGGGAAGCTGCCCGGCTGTCCGCCGAGACGCTCTCCAAGAGCGGAGGACGACTGCGATCGTGGCGGCCGGGTGTTGCGCCGCCCGTGACCCACCAGCAGCACGGCCCCCTGGGAGAGGAGGAGCCATGCGCCGTCACCCCTCGACCCGGGTCACGAGACAAACGGACCAACGAGACGCAGCCCGACCGCCACCCCGAAATCATATGAGTCAGATCTATTGCATGTAACTAGCGCGCTCGCCTGCTCCGGCTTACCGGCCGGACCGCGCGGCGAGGCCCCCTGGGCGCGCGAGGACGCCGCCCAGGGGGCGGCTCGTACGACTGCGCAAATAAGCGCGAATCGGGGCATTGACGCCATCCGCGACTGATGTATTTTAGTATTTAAATCTGGTGAGAAGAGACGAGGAGCACCTCATGCGCGCAGCGGCAGCCATCGAGGCGACGACCCGGCACCTGAAGGACCACTTCGACTCCGACGTGGCCGACGCCATCATCGGCGACGACGAGGTCTACACCCGCGCCGCCACCCGCCTGGGCCACCTCGTCGACAGCGACACCACCCTGGCCGGCATCATCGCCGACATCGCCCACAGCACCGACGACGGCACCGCCGACTGGCTCGCCACCGAGGCCGACAGCCCCGGCGCCTGGTTCTTCAAGCAGATCAACGACCGGACCTGACACCCCTACCACCTGTTGGCCCAACGACCTGGACCGTGATCCATGAGCATGACGCCACCCGAGGCCAGTGAGGTTCGTTTCGCGAACGGCCACATGATTTGCCCGGCCTGCGGCGCCCACAATCGCATCGCCGAGCGGACGCTGCTGGTGTTCTCCCACCCCACCCGCCTCACGAAAGATGGGGCGGTCCTGGTGTATGGGCAAGCTGACAGCCAGCACGTCGCGACAACTCCCGCGGGCTACACCTGCACCGCCTGCGACCGCCCCGTCGCCCTGCCGGGCAACACCGTCGTACGTCGACTGTGAGTCCCCGGCCCCGCGGCACCACACGCGGCGCCGGCTCACCGGCGGCGGTCGACCAGCTGGAGGACCTCCACCGCGGCCGCGCGACCGAACGAGCCAAACAGGTCACCCGTCGAGGCCCCGACCACCTGGTCGCCCTGCTCCCCTGCCGGCTCGCTGGGCGCCGCGGCCGCCGGTGAGCCGGCGCCCTCGAGGAGCACAACCTCTACTCGACGAAAGGCACCGGCCGATGTACCTCAGCGGCTCGGACCCACAGCATCACCGCCGCCCTCCACGTGTGGAATAGCCCGACGTGGGAGCAGACCTCGGCGGGCGCCGAGCCCGAGCCCAGGACCTGGGCCGCCCGCCGAGCGCGGCCCGGAGCTACCCGGCCGCGCGTGCCTGTATCGCACGGCCCGGTGGCTGCTCCTGCGACGCCCCGTTCTGCGCACCGTTCCTCGCGGTGGCGCTGTCTGCCTCAACCGTGCCGTGCACCTGCCACATCGCCGTGAGCACCGCCTGCGCCTTGGCAGGCGGCATCTCGCTGATGATGCCGGCCGCGACATGCTGGGGCAGGCTGGCGAGCAGGGTCGCGGCCACGCCAGGCGGCAACTCGGCGACGATGCCGGCGGTCGGCCCCGCGTCCTGCTGCTCCGACAGCATGAACACATTGCCGACCCGGCGGCGCCGGGTCAAGTCCGGGCGTATCCGGTTGTACTCAGCCCGCGTCCATGCCTCCCGCCAGACCTGGCGTTCGCCTCCCAGACCGTCCGGTCCGACCAAGGTGGTCACCACTTGCATGAACACCTCGTAGCTGGGACGCCGGCCGCTGAACAGGTTGCCGAGCGTGCTGACCGGGACCCTCGTGTGCCGGGACAGATCACGCAGGCTCGGATTGCCCACCGCGATCCTCAGGACCCGCAGCTGGTAGAGCAGGTCGTCGAAGGTCTGGATCGTCTCCGGCCGTGGCACGCACGCTTCC
This window harbors:
- a CDS encoding helix-turn-helix domain-containing protein → MGNKRKPILDDGPIGQFAQRLRDRMDEVVPALTFRAMKQKAFCSHAVLAEACAGKKLPSWVVTEAFVRACGADDAEVKAWHEDWLQTQRSVGRLRRKLGQADVVVPTHTDTGLPVRDGRLRPVEVDLADPEACVPRPETIQTFDDLLYQLRVLRIAVGNPSLRDLSRHTRVPVSTLGNLFSGRRPSYEVFMQVVTTLVGPDGLGGERQVWREAWTRAEYNRIRPDLTRRRRVGNVFMLSEQQDAGPTAGIVAELPPGVAATLLASLPQHVAAGIISEMPPAKAQAVLTAMWQVHGTVEADSATARNGAQNGASQEQPPGRAIQARAAG